A window of Glycine soja cultivar W05 chromosome 2, ASM419377v2, whole genome shotgun sequence genomic DNA:
AGGGAAACCTGTTTaaccagatttttttttaatacatttcaattttttataattgaaaatttccttttttctaATTTCATCAATTCTTCCTTGTCACCATATCCATCCGTAGAAGCTACCGGAGGCATCGATGGAGATCTTTGAGGCACAACATGAAGCAATTTTGAAGATCTGAAGCAATTTTGTAGATctaggttttgaaatttgaagtggTTTTGTAGATCTAAGTTCGAACCAAATCCCCACTCCTTAGAAATAAATTCACGGTTGGGCATGGAGAGAATGCAAAACCCAAACGAgtagatcaaagaaaatgaaaattctttGAAATGTTTGCTACCTTGAGCACTCTCGACTCCATCATTAAGTTCGCCCAACCCCTCCACAAGATCGGTCATTCATCCCCTTGATAAACCATTATTTGAGTGTGTTTGAGTCCTAATTTTTTTGTCtcattttactttgtttttatCTATTTGTATTAGCATAACTCATGGGGTGTTTGTTAAGTGTTAACAGTTGAGCAAAAAAGTTGGAAACTTGAGAAAAAGgtcaaaagagagaagaaaataaccAATTTGGGGTGCCTTTCTTCAGCAGAACCCATCCTATTTTAGCATGGCTCGTGATTGTTTAGCATGGTCATGCCATTTTCAGCACAACCTGTGCCTTCCTTCAACTCCTCTAAATTAATTGATcattctaattaataattaattatgtgtCAGTCACCATTTACTCATAATTAACTGACCAATAGAATGAAAGTGTTCATAAAACTAGCATAATCAAACTAGTAACATGAATGCCCTTTTTACAAACCTCTTTATAATTCATCTTTAATCCTAAATTAAGTCTCGAATGACCAATTGAGGATTAATTTAGAGGAGTATTTTCAGATGCTGGCCATGGGTTGACAAAAAACTTGAGAGGTAATTTACGATTAATCGATAAACGAGgattcttaattataatttgaattagGGGAAACGAGTACTTGCGAATTCATAACTTGGGTTTGTCTTTATTCATACATCTCTCTTAGAGATTGTTGTCTGGTGTAAGTTTTATTCCTTTGACGTAATTGATAAACAACCTCCCAAATTCAAGATAAAACCCCTCAAAATTATTTGGTTTATTTGGTTTATGCGAGTTGCATTATTCAGGAACACAAATGGTTCATAGGGTATGATATCTGGACTTTCCACTTCACGATACTAGTGCATAGATTCACTTGCATTTATGCAACCTTATTTTTACTCATCACCCCTCTTTCCCCTTTCTTTGATGTTTCCTCTCTCCCGTGGTCATGACCGTCATCATCACACGCTCATTATCTTGGCTACGGTGAATTCGATGCCAAGACCTTTGCATTGTAGTCGATGAAGGTCGGGGTTGAGATGGAGAAAAACAAAAGCCAATGAGTGACAAGTAGTGGTTTTCTCCTATCCTTCATCGTGACAACTTCAACAAGATCAGAAAAACtggagaaacaaaaaaaaattacaaatgcaAGGAAAATCAAACCAACACATAcgggaagaaaaataagaagattaAGCGACGCTAACGTTATTCACCtacagcttttttttttttttacctcctACCAGTTCCCATTTTTGCCAACCACGACCCATCTGAATGAAAATGAGGGAGACGATTGTCGCAGGAAATTAAGTCTCTTTGGGGACACACAAATTGATGCAAAGCAAGAACATATCTTGAATTTAATGACGCAAGGCACAAGATGAAACAATAAGGAAcccaaaaaatgattaaaatcaaaagaaaaaaggtggATTGGTGTGCGAAGGAGGGGCAACGAACCATGACACGGTGGTGCGAGGGGATGAGGGAAAGGCGTCCTTTGAAGCAGAGACATGTTGTACGTTGCTGCTCCTCAATGGTGGTGGGTGGTGATCGAAAATTTCTTTCAACAACTGCAAAACTAACTTTTTGCTTTTGCATTTTTGTCAAAATGCTCTATATATATTGGGGTCAAGTTGTAAATTCGTAAATTCACTTCTAATCGGTAACAGGTATCCCAACCcctcattttttaaagaaaaagaaagagaagtgtAAATATTATGAGTGAtatgatttgattaaaaaaaaaaagtgaaaacaaatgcatcaattaaatgttttgaaatttgtaaGGACTTAATATAAGCACtctaaaagataataatagaagaaaatataagCTAATAATTATAGTAATGGATGCCATACAGTGGCATCTCTTGCAAACTAGCTAGAGCGATCTCTTGATAAGTAATTACGCGAACGTTCATAAACACAACAAGCACGCATGTTTATAAacatttttacattcaaaattttatgtttatgtcgCGGAAACGCAAAAAAGTAAACTAAAACTAGTTGCATTCATTCTTCTATGAAAAATCACATCTATGATCCATTTCCAAAAACACAGACTAGTGTATGATGATAGATAGCCATACATGATGCACTCACAACGAACTCGTaaatttagaagaagaaaaaaactgaaAGGAAAAAcggataataaataaatagctaCTAGCTAGCTAGAGTGAGGGAAAAACGGTGAATTGTCAGAGTCTGTGAAGAATGGCATTTTGGAGCGCGTCTTGGGTCATGAGGTCATGCGGAACTTTGACGACGACGTCTTGCAGCATCATCTCTTTGATGTTGGACATTGTGGCATGGAGAATTTGCAAATTGAGGTCCCTGAGAGCATCCATTAACCTTGCAGGGGGGTGGTTCAGGTTTAGGCTCTGGACCATTATCATGGCCTCGGCACCCAAGATCTTTACTTCGACTCTCATGTTGGAACTTGCAGAGGTGGAGGAATGAATGACTTGGGCCTGCTTGGGCCTGTTGGCACTGCTCTCCAGGTGATTGATCTTGGCCTTGAGTTCATTGATGTAGTCAACAGCGTCCAAAAGCAGAGGCTTTGTCCATCTTGGACACGTTGGGGACCGCTGAGCGAAGAGTGTAGAATCGCTGGTTCAGCTTCTCTCGCCGTTGCCTCTCAGCTTCCACGTGATTCATAGGCAGCGCCTCACGTGCCCTCCCTCCTCCCCTTCTCGTCATCGGGAAAGTAGCATCCGCATCCGCATCAGAAGAGTCTGTGGACGATCCATCAACCTTAGCAGCAGTTGCATCATTCATGCCCATGGGGTTGTTAAGTGgattctgattctgactttcCTCAAACACTGATTTCGCCATTTCCAGAAGGCCGTATCCGAGAGTGAAGACGTGACACGAACCCAGCTCAAGGATGCCACCTGGCACATAGACGCAGACCAATGTGTGGATCCCGTGACTACGAGCTTCCCTTACTCTGTCGTCACAGTCATTCAGTTCAAACTCGTTCACTCCGCTCAACCAAACATCTACCCCTGAGCTGTAGGCACACCCAACCACACCGTCCCCGGCAACATACGACCGAGTTTGCGACATTCTGTAGAACCATTCGATGTCGTTCACGTTC
This region includes:
- the LOC114370107 gene encoding transcription factor MYC3-like, producing MKGQSREFLESGSSSVVSNAVQQRLQFILQSRPEWWVYAIFWQATKDSDSRLKLEYGDGYFRGKEEKEEEQTRNVNDIEWFYRMSQTRSYVAGDGVVGCAYSSGVDVWLSGVNEFELNDCDDRVREARSHGIHTLVCVYVPGGILELGSCHVFTLGYGLLEMAKSVFEESQNQNPLNNPMGMNDATAAKVDGSSTDSSDADADATFPMTRRGGGRAREALPMNHVEAERQRREKLNQRFYTLRSAVPNVSKMDKASAFGRC